A genomic region of Penaeus vannamei isolate JL-2024 chromosome 42, ASM4276789v1, whole genome shotgun sequence contains the following coding sequences:
- the LOC113828050 gene encoding endocuticle structural glycoprotein SgAbd-8, with amino-acid sequence MSHPAQAGLLLLSVLVSEAAESLYSAPSPILKDDRTQDAYGGYSFDFESGNGIVREESGKESDGQAKQGGWRYESPEGVPVEISFVVDQGGYQPQGAIIPVAPPLPYQRSGN; translated from the exons ATGTCCCATCCTGCACAGGCCGGCCTTCTGCTGCTGTCCGTCCTCGTCTCGGAGGCGGCCGAGAGTCTTTACTCCGCGCCCAGCCCCATCCTGAAGGACGACCGGACGCAGGACGCCTACGGTGGCTACTCCTTCGACTTCGAGTCCGGCAACGGCATCGTCCGGGAGGAGTCCGGGAAGGAGAGCGACGGACAGGCGAAGCAGGGAGGCTGGAG ATACGAATCCCCCGAGGGCGTCCCCGTCGAGATTTCCTTCGTGGTCGACCAGGGGGGGTACCAACCCCAGGGGGCGATCATCCCCGTggctccaccccttccctaccagAGATCCGGGAACTAA